From Xylocopa sonorina isolate GNS202 chromosome 2, iyXylSono1_principal, whole genome shotgun sequence, a single genomic window includes:
- the Wech gene encoding tripartite motif containing 71 protein wech, giving the protein MNHGKNYSRGTNIFGKYIQETPEKEQDANMDLLCKTSNKFPWQYIKSGYSNASSPGTASSGSSTYSQCYGQSPDDLSVDSLISTLLQVVNTDHLNGPASCNIKFSHTGSSTNNRCKACFDAVCDSCSPNRHLNQSDLGHEDEHNLVHSIPEIPSPPIINAPNLTSSRLPIFCDVHRDAQKFYCQTCSKPLCGECGFHHHHGHITVNLVEAIEGAGIQANQVLKEAKLGISALREELDAVHIAAEILEQKARQATADVMLCIRRIVSALETREKELLGRIEKARLLKFAALKARDEGLRNGISRLSRAADKLSEAMESKTLAGNPLNLLLTKDMASAEVFQIRQSRQFLPSQEENWISFNGLEGNLLNAIANLGAVVVNNPGPIGDRRSVRGRGNSPQIFFRQTAAISLVSVPRGRPVPSNSFPVTVRINHNSDLSVKPVKIIGNDGNTQDNLCRPWGVACDREGHIVVADRSNNRIQIYRQDGSFLRRFGTHGTAPGQFDRPAGVAVDARRRIVVADKDNHRIQVLTMEGLFLLSFGEKGCRCGQFNYPWDVAVNSECQIVVSDTRNHRVQLFSPEGVFLRKYGYESAPNMWKHFDSPRGVAFNPEGNVVTTDFNNHRVVIIDADFMHARIFECECAGGPKQFLRPQGLVIDDKGNIIIADSRNHRIQIFDAAGMLKWRFGSYGKGEDEMDRPSGIALCPDGRIAVVDFGNNRVLLI; this is encoded by the exons ACGTCCAACAAATTTCCGTGGCAGTATATTAAGTCCGGTTACTCTAATGCAAGTTCACCAGGTACTGCGTCCTCAGGAAGTAGTACGTATTCCCAGTGTTATGGTCAATCCCCAGATGATCTTAGTGTTGACTCATtgattagcactctactgcaagTCGTGAACACTGACCATTTGAATGGACCGGCTTCCTGCAATATTAAATTCTCACACACTGGAAGTTCCACTAATAATAGGTGTAAGGCATGCTTTGACGCAGTTTGTGATTCGTGTTCTCCGAATCGACACTTG AATCAATCAGACTTAGGTCATGAGGATGAACATAATCTAGTACATAGTATACCAGAAATACCGAGCCCGCCAATTATCAATGCACCAAATTTGACTTCTTCAAGATTACCTATTTTCTGCGATGTACATCGCGATGCCCAAAAGTTTTACTGTCAAACCTGTAGTAAGCCACTCTGTGGTGAATGTGGATTTCACCATCATCATGGACACATTACAGTGAATTTAGTGGAAGCTATCGAAGGTGCTGGAATTCAAGCCAATCAGGTACTAAAAGAAGCTAAACTTGGAATTTCAGCCCTCAGGGAAGAATTAGATGCCGTACAC atagCGGCAGAAATTTTAGAGCAAAAGGCAAGACAAGCAACTGCAGATGTAATGTTGTGCATAAGAAGAATAGTTTCCGCTTTAGAGACAAGAGAAAAAGAGCTATTAGGTAGAATTGAGAAAGCTAGGCTTCTTAAATTTGCTGCGCTAAAAGCGAGAGACGAGGGCCTTAGAAATGGAATATCTCGATTATCTCGGGCTGCTGATAAGCTTAGCGAAGCAATGGAATCCAAAACTCTGGCTGGCAATCCATTGAATTTGTTACTTACTAAGGACATGGCATCGGCAGAG GTTTTTCAAATTCGCCAGAGCCGCCAATTCCTTCCTTCTCAAGAAGAAAACTGGATTTCGTTCAACGGTTTGGAGGGCAATCTGCTAAACGCTATAGCGAATCTTGGAGCAGTTGTAGTGAATAATCCAGGTCCAATAGGCGATCGGCGAAGTGTGAGGGGTCGTGGAAATTCGCCTCAGATATTTTTTAGACAAACAGCTGCGATTTCGCTGGTATCCGTACCTAGAGGAAGGCCAGTTCCTTCGAACAGTTTTCCGGTTACTGTTAGGATAAATCATAACTCTGACTTGTCGGTAAAACCGGTGAAAATCATTGGAAATGATGGTAATACTCAAGATAACCTTTGTCGGCCTTGGGGAGTTGCGTGTGATAGAGAGGGTCATATAGTTGTCGCCGATAGATCTAATAAtcgtatacaaatatatcggcaAGATGGTTCCTTTCTAAGAAGATTTGGTACACATGGTACTGCACCAGGACAATTCGATCGCCCAGCTGGTGTAGCAGTTGATGCTCGTCGCCGCATAGTTGTGGCTGATAAAGATAATCACCGGATACAG GTGCTGACAATGGAAGGCCTATTCCTCCTAAGTTTTGGTGAGAAAGGCTGTCGATGTGGACAGTTTAACTATCCATGGGATGTAGCCGTGAATTCTGAATGCCAAATCGTCGTATCGGATACCAGAAACCATCGTGTCCAATTGTTCAGTCCTGAAGGTGTTTTTCTCCGCAAATACGGTTATGAGTCGGCCCCAAACATGTGGAAGCATTTCGATTCGCCACGTGGCGTGGCATTCAACCCGGAGGGCAACGTCGTAACGACAGATTTTAATAATCACAGGGTAGTGATCATCGATGCCGATTTCATGCATGCTCGCATTTTTGAATGCGAGTGTGCAGGTGGTCCGAAACAGTTCCTGAGACCGCAAGGTCTAGTGATCGACGATAAAGGTAACATTATTATAGCTGATTCCCGCAATCATCGAATACAGATATTCGATGCAGCTGGTATGTTGAAGTGGCGGTTCGGTAGCTATGGTAAAGGGGAAGACGAAATGGACAGACCGTCAGGAATAGCTTTATGTCCTGACGGTAGAATTGCTGTTGTAGACTTTGGTAACAACCGAGTTCTTCTTATTTAA